A genomic region of Bacillaceae bacterium S4-13-56 contains the following coding sequences:
- a CDS encoding AraC family transcriptional regulator encodes MDNISELLKTYYHLTNSATYFVRLGNEESINSYPPNHLEASKEFRKKLLKTLIAEFKNRHDTAVELSIKEHRILLAYSFVDSNAFIVSGPFTTNEELSSSTIIFCTKEQLEAYKVVMSSLFKNVIGVSSTAKENLDSNKELEQVFAQKKYYIHSYELENRFFEHFLNGEEISIKFLRELDIFNRPPVGCGNALRVIKNRLICAVTVVSHRVIEAGVNSEDSFLYSDYFINKIEEIEEMSEANQVLYDIYDTYLSLLKKSRQYNYSPIVERAIKYVKENITKEISLNDIAKILNVHPNYLSTIFNRETGSSLTHFITTLRMEEAKKMLAYTDQSILDIALSLGFNSQSYFTTVFKKYTSMNPKKYRKRYRKV; translated from the coding sequence GTGGACAATATTAGTGAATTATTAAAAACATATTATCATTTAACCAATTCAGCAACTTATTTTGTTCGGTTAGGTAATGAAGAAAGCATCAATTCATATCCACCAAATCACCTGGAGGCTTCCAAAGAATTCCGCAAGAAATTATTAAAAACATTAATAGCAGAATTTAAAAATCGGCATGACACTGCCGTTGAGCTCTCCATAAAAGAACATAGAATTTTGCTGGCGTATTCGTTTGTGGATTCGAATGCATTTATTGTATCAGGCCCTTTCACCACTAACGAGGAACTATCTAGTTCAACTATAATCTTTTGTACAAAAGAACAACTAGAAGCATATAAGGTCGTCATGTCCTCTCTTTTTAAAAATGTGATTGGTGTTAGCTCAACAGCTAAAGAGAATCTTGATTCTAATAAGGAACTGGAACAGGTTTTCGCGCAAAAAAAATACTATATCCACTCTTATGAATTGGAAAATAGATTTTTTGAACACTTTTTAAATGGAGAAGAAATATCCATCAAATTTTTAAGGGAATTAGATATTTTTAATAGACCTCCTGTTGGTTGTGGAAACGCGCTACGAGTCATTAAAAATCGTTTGATTTGTGCAGTTACTGTAGTTTCTCATAGGGTTATTGAAGCAGGGGTGAATTCTGAGGATTCCTTCTTATATAGTGATTATTTTATTAACAAAATTGAAGAGATTGAAGAAATGTCTGAGGCTAATCAGGTACTATATGATATTTATGATACATACTTAAGCTTACTAAAAAAGTCTCGCCAATATAATTATTCACCGATAGTCGAAAGAGCAATTAAGTATGTGAAGGAGAATATCACAAAAGAAATTTCTTTAAACGACATTGCAAAAATACTAAATGTTCATCCTAATTACTTATCCACTATTTTTAATCGTGAAACGGGTTCAAGTCTGACACATTTTATCACAACATTAAGGATGGAAGAAGCTAAAAAAATGTTAGCTTATACAGACCAATCCATATTAGATATAGCTTTATCTCTTGGATTTAATAGTCAAAGTTATTTTACGACAGTTTTTAAAAAATATACTTCCATGAATCCAAAGAAATACCGCAAAAGGTATAGGAAAGTGTAA
- a CDS encoding MraY family glycosyltransferase produces MAFVLSLVISVLLTPVVKKLAYKIGAMDQLDPRKVHTVEMPRLGGLAIYISFISGFLIFSPQHPYVLPIVVASSIIVITGMLDDIRGLSPKTKLLMQIVSAVIVIASGVHIDFINLPFGDPLDLGYLSIPFSLLWVVGITNAINLIDGLDGLAAGISSIALLTISCLAILMGNSFVTLISFLLLGGTVGFLFYNFYPAKIFMGDTGSLFLGFMLAVISMLGFKHVTLFSFIVPIMVLGVPISDTLFAMVRRAMQKKPLFEADKAHLHHGLFRLGFSHPETVLLMYAISAVFSLAAVILSQAQMWGSIIVIALFILMIELMVEITGLLGLQYRPILNLFRKQ; encoded by the coding sequence ATGGCTTTCGTTTTATCGTTAGTTATATCGGTGCTCTTAACACCAGTAGTAAAAAAATTAGCTTATAAGATAGGGGCCATGGACCAACTTGACCCACGAAAAGTTCATACGGTTGAAATGCCAAGGTTAGGTGGATTGGCCATTTATATAAGCTTTATCAGTGGATTTTTGATTTTCTCTCCCCAGCATCCATATGTATTACCGATAGTGGTAGCTAGTTCCATTATTGTGATTACTGGGATGCTGGACGATATAAGGGGATTATCCCCTAAAACGAAGTTACTCATGCAAATCGTATCTGCAGTTATTGTCATTGCTTCAGGCGTGCATATTGACTTCATCAATCTTCCATTTGGAGACCCTTTAGATTTAGGCTATCTCAGTATCCCATTTTCCTTGTTGTGGGTAGTTGGGATCACCAATGCCATTAATTTAATTGATGGTTTGGATGGCTTAGCGGCTGGAATTAGTTCTATTGCGCTTTTAACCATTTCATGTCTTGCCATTTTAATGGGAAATTCCTTTGTAACGCTTATTAGCTTCTTACTCCTAGGTGGAACTGTAGGATTTTTATTTTACAATTTTTATCCTGCAAAAATCTTTATGGGAGATACAGGATCACTCTTTTTGGGGTTTATGCTAGCCGTTATTTCAATGCTTGGCTTTAAACATGTTACCCTTTTTTCCTTTATCGTCCCTATTATGGTCTTAGGAGTACCCATTTCAGATACTTTGTTTGCAATGGTACGAAGAGCGATGCAAAAGAAACCCCTATTTGAGGCAGATAAAGCGCATTTGCACCACGGATTATTCCGATTAGGATTTAGCCATCCAGAAACGGTTCTTTTGATGTATGCCATAAGTGCTGTGTTTAGTTTAGCGGCGGTTATCTTATCACAGGCACAAATGTGGGGATCAATTATTGTCATCGCACTGTTTATCCTTATGATTGAGCTGATGGTTGAAATAACCGGATTATTAGGATTACAGTATCGGCCCATATTAAACCTGTTTCGAAAACAGTAA